From one Lolium rigidum isolate FL_2022 chromosome 4, APGP_CSIRO_Lrig_0.1, whole genome shotgun sequence genomic stretch:
- the LOC124707821 gene encoding B3 domain-containing protein Os06g0194400-like: MDEANSYEEQRRRQIEQNKRKLDELRVHKLSAAVRQAAAKPMQAKLVMPRNPRLDAPTRRSGRIASLLEQPDYRVRKENGDIKTESPDPVPVYATNEERAYAFTKAEQLNGQLGSDHPTFIKPMSHGSAKKLRHLNIPVHFRQYLPVHDETMVLVDEANNEFDVFYRISHDHRMHLNGWRAYSAYHELADGDCLVFQLIERRKFKVYIARASSYNKNDH; encoded by the exons ATGGATGAGGCGAACTCGTACGAGGAGCAGCGCAGGAGGCAGATCGAGCAGAACAAGCGCAAGCTGGATGAGCTGCGGGTGCACAAGCTCTCCGCCGCCGTCCGCCAGGCCGCCGCCAAGCCCATGCAG GCCAAGCTGGTGATGCCTCGGAATCCGAGGCTGGATGCCCCGACCCGAAGGTCCGGCCGCATCGCCAGCCTCCTGGAGCAGCCTGACTACCGCGTTAGGAAGGAGAATGGCGATATAAAGACCGAATCACCTGATCCAGTTCCAGTGTATGCGACCAACGAAGAGAGAGCCTATGCATTCACCAAGGCCGAACAGCTCAACGGCCAGCTGGGCTCTGACCACCCAACCTTCATCAAGCCTATGTCCCACGGTTCCGCCAAAAAATTGAGGCATCTG AATATCCCAGTGCACTTCAGGCAGTATCTCCCCGTGCATGATGAGACGATGGTTCTGGTGGATGAGGCGAATAACGAGTTTGACGTGTTCTACCGTATCAGCCACGATCATCGTATGCATCTTAACGGGTGGAGAGCGTATTCTGCTTACCACGAGCTGGCTGATGGTGACTGCTTGGTGTTCCAGCTGATAGAGAGGAGAAAATTCAAG